Within the Deltaproteobacteria bacterium genome, the region GGCCAGAGAAACTCTTTTCCCGGCTGAGCACACGGATGCAATTGAGGCTTGGAATGAGAAAAGTGATGTGCTTCTCAATGCGGCTCGTATGATAACCACTCGAGAGCTTTGTAAGGACACGGCTGCGTTGGCTGAGGCTTTACCGTTCTATTTGAAGCCACTGCCCGGAAGTGTGGCCGTCGCTAAACAAGCGGCCCGTTATGTGATTCGGAATTACGCTCTTCCGGGAGATCACCAGAGCTGGCTTGGGACCATTCGAAGCGGCTTGCTCGAACTCCGCGAGGCGCTTGGGAATAAGGATTATTTACTGGGTCAGTTTAGCTTCGCAGATGTGGCGATGGCTGCTGCTGTGCAATCCATTCAGCCGCCTGATTCTCAATACATACCACTCGGGCCAGCTTCTTATCGGTGTTGGAGCCGGCCGGATCTGGTGGCTGAGTTTGCAGATCTATTGCACTGGCGCAAACAAATTCTCGAAAAGCATGGGCATCCGTTTTGGAGCTGATTCCAGCGATTATTAAAATTTCCACTGCCAATGATTTGCTATTCTCTCAATTGTTTAAGAGTCTGCAAATAAGCTAGACTTATTAAGGTAATAGTCTTTGGGGGATCTATGACTGACCAAAATTCAGAGGGTACGTTAGCATCCATGTTGGCAGACGTCGTTAAGTGGGTGCCTGAGTCGTGTGGATTTCGAGGTGACGACCGCTATCATGCAGTTACGGCAGTCTTAAGCATTGAAGATGCGGATTCACTAAACGA harbors:
- a CDS encoding glutathione S-transferase, which produces MSLELIGIGYSPWTQKARWALDHHRIEYKYSEHLIMVGIPLLRMKTGRWLGAVTAPSLVGPEIPLLDSFSIARWADGQGARETLFPAEHTDAIEAWNEKSDVLLNAARMITTRELCKDTAALAEALPFYLKPLPGSVAVAKQAARYVIRNYALPGDHQSWLGTIRSGLLELREALGNKDYLLGQFSFADVAMAAAVQSIQPPDSQYIPLGPASYRCWSRPDLVAEFADLLHWRKQILEKHGHPFWS